The proteins below come from a single Streptomyces spongiicola genomic window:
- a CDS encoding TOMM precursor leader peptide-binding protein — translation MSALAGEPGQRGTPAAVVAAAVSTDPQFRLPARPQLCRGLHVVDTPDGVVIDGGAERQHLRGASASVLRRILLPLLDGSRDIAGLARATGWSESAVHQAVATLYFAGVLEDAAQTVPPPEGEGPSEPAAVWMSRTLDCARVHPHSSHAALAAARARVRLSVRASWWQPLRTALADLGITDVLPLAPGEGVPEDALVVADLAAPRATVDRIVEESARRGSRLLLADERDGRVAVGPLVDPSATACAHCARNAVAPRPLPPEGFLDAAATPGAVTAAGLIAEELRALLLRGEPVQSLGGRLVVDLADLSTTTHKLTPEVGCRTCYPTAEGRDGLPQEDGPLHYEHAVAFPPRHLVNPKAHQHHFRPENVGLQFERLRYPNNPRLPLPDASLANLEKLTADAEPPPWPEALAALMRFTAGLRGPGDEGESTDPTRVNRWAPTGGNLGSPHVYALLRDVPGLPDGVHYYDAADHALTAMHPHTEHLGTLLAALGAESEDGGTRPGVHLVLASDVGRVARKYGPFAYRVGNLDTGCALAQLALTARAIGLAHGLLDPHPLQRHRELLVGAAGPALITAAVRLHDEGSGSCR, via the coding sequence GTGAGCGCCCTCGCCGGCGAGCCGGGACAGCGCGGCACGCCCGCGGCGGTCGTCGCCGCGGCCGTGAGCACCGATCCCCAGTTCCGACTTCCCGCCCGCCCGCAGCTCTGCCGGGGGCTCCACGTGGTCGACACACCGGACGGCGTGGTCATCGACGGAGGCGCCGAACGCCAGCATCTGCGCGGCGCCTCGGCCTCGGTCCTCCGGCGGATCCTGCTGCCCCTCCTGGACGGCAGCCGGGACATCGCCGGGCTGGCCCGGGCGACCGGATGGAGCGAGTCGGCCGTCCACCAGGCCGTCGCCACCCTCTACTTCGCCGGGGTGCTGGAGGACGCGGCGCAGACCGTACCCCCACCGGAGGGCGAGGGGCCGTCGGAGCCGGCCGCGGTCTGGATGTCGCGGACGCTGGACTGCGCCCGCGTCCACCCCCACTCCAGCCATGCGGCGCTCGCCGCGGCACGGGCCCGGGTGCGGTTGAGCGTACGGGCGTCCTGGTGGCAGCCCCTGCGGACGGCGCTGGCCGACCTGGGGATCACCGATGTGCTCCCGCTCGCGCCCGGCGAGGGGGTGCCCGAGGACGCACTGGTCGTGGCCGACCTCGCGGCGCCCCGCGCGACGGTCGACCGGATCGTCGAGGAGAGCGCCCGGCGCGGCAGCCGGCTGCTGCTGGCGGACGAGCGGGACGGACGGGTGGCCGTGGGGCCCCTGGTGGACCCGTCGGCGACCGCCTGCGCGCACTGCGCCCGCAACGCCGTCGCGCCCCGGCCCCTGCCGCCCGAGGGGTTCCTGGACGCGGCCGCCACCCCGGGCGCGGTGACCGCGGCCGGACTGATCGCCGAGGAGCTGCGGGCCCTGCTGCTGCGGGGCGAGCCGGTCCAGTCGCTCGGCGGGCGGCTCGTGGTGGACCTCGCGGACCTGTCCACCACCACCCACAAGCTGACCCCCGAAGTCGGCTGCCGCACCTGCTACCCGACGGCCGAGGGCCGCGACGGCCTCCCGCAGGAGGACGGGCCGCTGCACTACGAGCACGCCGTGGCCTTCCCTCCCCGGCATCTGGTCAACCCCAAGGCGCACCAGCACCACTTCCGCCCGGAGAACGTCGGGCTCCAGTTCGAGCGGCTGAGATACCCCAACAACCCGCGGCTTCCGCTGCCCGACGCGTCCCTGGCGAACCTGGAGAAGCTCACCGCCGACGCGGAACCGCCACCGTGGCCGGAGGCCCTGGCGGCCCTGATGCGCTTCACCGCCGGGCTGCGCGGCCCCGGCGACGAGGGGGAGTCCACCGACCCCACCCGGGTCAACAGATGGGCGCCGACCGGCGGCAACCTGGGCTCGCCCCATGTCTACGCGCTGCTCCGGGACGTCCCCGGCCTCCCCGACGGCGTCCACTACTACGACGCCGCCGACCACGCGCTCACCGCCATGCACCCCCACACCGAACACCTCGGCACCCTCCTCGCGGCGCTGGGCGCCGAATCCGAGGACGGCGGGACACGGCCCGGTGTGCATCTGGTCCTCGCCTCGGACGTCGGCCGCGTCGCCCGGAAGTACGGCCCCTTCGCCTACCGCGTGGGGAACCTCGACACCGGGTGCGCGCTGGCCCAGCTCGCTCTCACGGCCCGGGCGATCGGGCTGGCGCACGGGCTGCTCGACCCCCATCCCCTGCAACGGCACCGGGAACTCCTCGTGGGCGCCGCCGGGCCCGCGCTCATCACCGCCGCCGTTCGGCTCCACGACGAAGGGAGCGGCTCGTGCCGCTGA
- a CDS encoding TOMM precursor leader peptide-binding protein, translated as MPFTTAPAHILWTGTFGRRVADHLTALTDWPSATADALGTRSAEWPHTALRVLALWRDEPTLLEGVARLHSACRTTWLPVVQEFPLIRVGPLVVPGEGPCHSCYTRRRTQHERGREVSRALQQSRSADPGHGIAGFTDAQAMIAAGLAVDLLTRYRTGDGAVPGQVTFYNMLSRSLFSDTVIGVHGCEECGAPVDPDDGWRWLADELPLATGTAAGGER; from the coding sequence GTGCCGTTCACCACCGCACCCGCGCACATCCTGTGGACCGGGACGTTCGGCAGGAGGGTCGCCGACCACCTGACCGCTCTCACCGACTGGCCCTCCGCCACCGCAGACGCCCTCGGGACCCGGTCCGCGGAGTGGCCCCACACCGCGCTCCGCGTGCTCGCCCTCTGGCGGGACGAACCCACCCTCCTGGAGGGGGTCGCCCGGCTGCACAGCGCGTGCCGCACGACCTGGCTCCCGGTCGTCCAGGAGTTCCCCCTCATCAGGGTCGGCCCCCTGGTCGTGCCGGGCGAGGGCCCCTGCCACTCCTGCTACACCCGGCGCCGGACCCAGCACGAGCGGGGGCGCGAGGTCTCCCGGGCCCTGCAGCAGTCGAGGTCGGCCGACCCAGGCCACGGGATCGCCGGGTTCACCGACGCGCAGGCCATGATCGCGGCCGGTCTCGCCGTGGACCTCCTCACCCGCTACCGCACCGGCGACGGAGCCGTACCCGGGCAGGTGACCTTCTACAACATGCTGAGCCGGTCGCTGTTCTCCGACACGGTCATCGGCGTCCACGGCTGCGAGGAGTGCGGGGCGCCGGTGGACCCCGACGACGGATGGCGGTGGCTCGCCGACGAGCTGCCGCTGGCCACCGGCACCGCGGCGGGAGGCGAGCGGTGA